One genomic window of Ignavibacteriota bacterium includes the following:
- a CDS encoding OmpA family protein: MKRILAALLLITLFAVNDSISEDRQMSTNIGIFGGLNINMHSPEFYTIQGGDGLMKAINKSSTTFGGNFGLIGNFPLNNTFVITGRLGYNMLGGELKDYMDDPFDASLSMLEITPGMQFHNLISGTDLYFLAGLELGVPLQNKYTYPSSLENDVDIPDANTRVALALGVGYIFEISKNIFLTPEVSYRIPFSEVSASDNFTTWNVPQLRAGISLTFGFGKEKETEVVQKTATVDVGFKEVRAYDRNGNVKPASKISVEEVQYAEQFPILPYVFFNELSDEPNTKTQTLAGKSNEAGTFQIESLTPVAEKINSSTLDIVGERMQKDKNIAIRIVGTLDGRSEANNRVLAQKRAEFAKNYLVNTYSISPDRITAEAGNLPGKPSSLRDPMGLEENRRIEIYPLNSNSALFEPIVIQSDRQRIASPDVIEFVPFAESNDSIAGWELEVMQSGKLIKKYAGEGIPEPMQWSIMPNDLAANEIPVDYTFKAWTINDQRSTANGTLPVEYFSITRKKTEERADRTISKFSLMLFDFNSPDVSELDKRIILNSIVPEIKFNSTVQVYGYTDIIGDADYNKKLALQRATNVQDFLKTKVKGAKYEVFGVGESVQIFDNKTPTGRQLSRTVQVYVITPKN; the protein is encoded by the coding sequence ATGAAGAGGATTCTTGCAGCACTTTTATTAATAACATTATTTGCCGTAAATGATTCAATATCAGAAGACAGGCAGATGTCAACCAATATTGGTATATTCGGGGGACTTAATATCAATATGCATTCACCTGAATTTTATACTATTCAAGGTGGAGATGGATTGATGAAAGCTATAAACAAAAGTTCAACTACATTTGGTGGAAATTTTGGTTTAATTGGTAATTTTCCACTAAATAACACTTTTGTTATAACCGGCAGGTTAGGATATAATATGCTTGGTGGAGAGCTCAAAGACTATATGGATGACCCATTTGATGCATCACTAAGTATGCTTGAGATTACACCCGGAATGCAGTTCCATAATCTAATATCAGGCACAGATTTATATTTCCTTGCAGGACTGGAACTTGGCGTGCCTTTGCAAAATAAATATACCTATCCATCTTCTCTCGAAAATGATGTAGATATACCTGATGCTAATACCAGAGTGGCTTTAGCGCTTGGCGTAGGTTATATATTTGAAATTTCTAAAAATATATTTCTAACACCGGAAGTATCATATAGAATTCCATTTTCAGAAGTATCAGCTTCTGATAACTTTACAACCTGGAACGTACCACAATTGAGAGCCGGTATTAGTCTTACTTTTGGCTTTGGAAAAGAAAAAGAAACTGAAGTTGTTCAGAAAACTGCAACAGTAGATGTTGGTTTCAAAGAAGTAAGAGCTTATGACAGAAACGGCAATGTCAAACCTGCAAGCAAAATTTCAGTTGAAGAAGTGCAGTATGCAGAGCAATTCCCGATTCTGCCTTATGTATTTTTTAATGAACTCTCCGATGAACCTAATACTAAAACTCAAACTTTAGCCGGAAAAAGTAATGAAGCAGGCACATTCCAAATTGAGTCCCTTACACCTGTTGCAGAGAAAATCAACTCCAGCACTCTTGATATTGTCGGTGAAAGAATGCAGAAAGATAAAAATATTGCTATTCGTATAGTAGGTACTCTTGATGGAAGAAGCGAAGCAAACAATCGTGTACTTGCTCAAAAGCGTGCTGAGTTTGCCAAAAATTATTTAGTTAATACATATTCAATTTCGCCTGACAGAATTACAGCAGAAGCCGGCAATTTACCCGGAAAGCCTTCATCATTGCGTGACCCCATGGGATTGGAAGAAAACCGCAGAATAGAAATTTATCCTTTAAATTCTAATTCTGCTCTTTTCGAACCAATTGTAATTCAAAGCGACAGACAGAGAATTGCCAGCCCTGATGTAATTGAGTTCGTCCCGTTTGCTGAATCGAATGATTCTATTGCAGGCTGGGAACTCGAAGTTATGCAATCCGGAAAATTAATTAAAAAATATGCCGGTGAAGGAATACCTGAACCTATGCAGTGGTCAATTATGCCAAATGATTTAGCCGCTAATGAAATTCCTGTTGATTATACTTTCAAAGCGTGGACTATCAATGACCAACGTTCTACTGCAAATGGTACTTTACCTGTAGAATATTTCTCAATTACACGCAAGAAAACTGAAGAGCGTGCCGACAGAACTATCTCAAAATTTAGTCTGATGCTTTTTGATTTTAACAGTCCAGATGTTTCTGAACTGGACAAAAGAATTATTCTTAACAGTATTGTTCCTGAAATCAAGTTTAATTCCACAGTCCAGGTTTATGGATATACTGATATTATTGGTGATGCAGATTACAACAAAAAACTGGCATTGCAGCGTGCTACTAATGTACAGGATTTCCTCAAAACTAAAGTTAAAGGTGCTAAATATGAAGTGTTTGGCGTTGGGGAAAGTGTACAGATTTTTGATAATAAAACACCAACAGGCAGACAACTTTCCAGAACTGTGCAGGTTTATGTAATTACACCTAAGAATTAA
- a CDS encoding amidohydrolase, protein MKINELKNQIADNFDEILNIRRHIHKNPELSFQEFNTANFIRKYLNDNCIDYQVMAETGTVALIGSGDVCVALRADIDALPIYEETGLEFASINDGVMHACGHDMHTTMLLATAKLLKSRESELSGTVKLIFQPGEEKLPGGAYLMIKEGVLENPVPDVIFGQHIYPSENSGTISVASGPVLASADELYWTIRGKGSHAAQPHLGKDAILAAANLINYYQSILTKFKNPLEAGVLSVTSIHGGSATNIFPEEVKMMGTLRAYNEVWRKEVHNILFENSSKIADLYGCECEIEIIKGYPPIINDEDASKFVREIASEIVGKVNTLDFEPKMWAEDFAYYAQVVPACFWMLGVKPDNLKDMPPLHNPKLNPDESAMINGIAMMVATTIQYINFNSNKV, encoded by the coding sequence ATGAAGATCAATGAATTAAAAAATCAAATAGCTGATAATTTTGACGAGATATTAAATATACGCAGGCATATTCATAAAAATCCGGAGTTGTCATTTCAGGAATTCAATACTGCGAATTTTATTAGAAAATACCTGAATGATAATTGTATTGACTATCAGGTAATGGCAGAAACCGGTACAGTTGCTCTCATCGGCAGCGGTGATGTTTGTGTTGCTTTACGTGCTGATATAGACGCCTTGCCAATTTATGAGGAAACCGGACTTGAATTTGCTTCAATTAATGACGGTGTTATGCACGCTTGCGGACACGATATGCACACTACGATGCTTCTTGCCACCGCTAAGCTGCTGAAATCAAGAGAAAGTGAACTATCCGGAACTGTAAAACTTATCTTCCAGCCCGGTGAAGAGAAATTGCCCGGTGGTGCTTATCTTATGATAAAAGAAGGTGTACTTGAAAATCCGGTGCCAGATGTTATTTTCGGACAGCATATATATCCGTCCGAAAATTCCGGAACAATTTCTGTAGCTTCAGGTCCTGTACTTGCCTCTGCTGACGAACTTTACTGGACAATTCGTGGTAAGGGCTCTCACGCCGCTCAGCCGCATTTAGGAAAAGATGCTATTCTTGCCGCTGCTAATCTAATTAATTATTATCAGTCTATTCTTACAAAATTCAAGAATCCTCTTGAAGCCGGTGTACTTTCTGTCACCTCAATTCACGGTGGCTCTGCTACAAATATATTCCCTGAAGAAGTTAAAATGATGGGCACTCTCCGTGCATATAACGAAGTATGGCGTAAGGAAGTCCACAATATTCTATTTGAAAATTCTTCTAAGATTGCTGATTTATATGGCTGTGAATGCGAAATTGAAATTATCAAAGGATACCCGCCTATAATAAACGATGAAGATGCGTCAAAATTTGTGCGTGAAATTGCATCAGAAATTGTAGGTAAAGTAAATACACTTGATTTTGAACCAAAAATGTGGGCAGAAGATTTTGCATATTATGCTCAAGTAGTTCCGGCGTGTTTTTGGATGCTGGGTGTCAAACCTGATAATTTGAAAGATATGCCACCACTTCATAATCCTAAACTGAATCCAGATGAATCTGCAATGATAAATGGTATAGCAATGATGGTTGCAACTACGATACAATATATAAATTTTAATTCAAATAAGGTTTAA
- the dapF gene encoding diaminopimelate epimerase: protein MISEIEVYRMSGAGNLFSVIDNSKYNFNDIELFEIAVMLCSVNQRNDFMAEGLLAINESIINDFDVKYLNPDGSTGMMCGNGGRCAVDFAVSKLLNINKKSPVRFSMAGNVYTGELVSEGIRLTLPSPTKIIRDKSIKIGVANIKGTYVDVSSDHFVINFSDLSAIISSFDVTEIEEFAPNVRFHRDFGLAGVNVNIYKKAGDVVHLKTFERGVEKVTGACGTGAISTAVHLFNEDSAKFPLMIMPPSSIPVFVDFDTDYNGRIKKIYLSGHSEIIRKDIVKIK, encoded by the coding sequence ATGATTAGTGAAATTGAAGTATACAGAATGTCAGGTGCAGGAAATCTTTTCTCAGTAATTGACAATAGTAAATATAATTTCAATGACATAGAATTATTTGAAATTGCTGTAATGTTGTGTTCAGTTAATCAACGAAATGACTTTATGGCTGAAGGACTTCTTGCAATCAACGAATCTATTATCAATGATTTTGATGTTAAGTATCTCAACCCTGATGGCAGCACAGGTATGATGTGCGGAAATGGTGGAAGGTGCGCTGTGGATTTTGCTGTATCAAAATTATTGAATATTAATAAAAAGTCGCCGGTCAGGTTTTCGATGGCGGGAAATGTTTATACAGGTGAGTTAGTGAGCGAAGGCATACGACTTACTTTGCCATCTCCAACAAAAATAATTCGTGACAAAAGTATAAAAATTGGAGTTGCAAATATTAAGGGAACTTATGTTGATGTTTCCTCAGACCATTTTGTAATTAATTTTTCAGATTTATCAGCTATTATAAGTTCCTTTGATGTTACTGAAATCGAAGAATTTGCTCCTAATGTCAGATTTCACAGAGATTTTGGACTTGCAGGAGTGAATGTAAATATATATAAAAAAGCAGGTGATGTCGTTCATCTAAAGACTTTCGAACGAGGTGTAGAAAAAGTAACAGGAGCTTGTGGTACAGGTGCTATTTCAACTGCAGTGCATCTATTTAATGAGGATTCCGCTAAATTTCCGTTAATGATTATGCCACCCTCTTCAATTCCGGTATTTGTTGATTTTGACACAGATTATAATGGCAGAATCAAAAAAATATACCTTTCGGGTCATTCCGAAATAATCAGAAAAGACATTGTAAAAATTAAATAA
- a CDS encoding inositol monophosphatase, which produces MINELLETAILAAKTAGIILKDGFGTNFRIDSKVGKNNLVTEFDYAAEKSIIETITKKYPNHRFLAEESGNSGSTSEDEIIWVIDPLDGTVNFAHSIPIFAVSIAAMQNGELLCGVIYHPMLDEMFYASKGGGAYLNGNKITVSDSEDMHTSLLVTGFPYNVDKNPYDCVGTFVKIVLNGIPIRRLGSAALDLAYVACGRFDGFWEADLYPWDVAAGVLIVQEAAGKVTKYDGNKFEIKDVTILASNGKIHNQIKDVINQ; this is translated from the coding sequence ATGATAAATGAATTACTTGAAACTGCGATTTTAGCTGCAAAAACTGCCGGAATTATACTTAAAGATGGCTTCGGAACTAATTTTAGAATAGATTCAAAAGTAGGCAAAAATAATTTAGTTACAGAATTTGATTATGCTGCAGAAAAATCAATTATCGAAACTATTACAAAAAAATATCCTAACCACAGATTTTTAGCAGAAGAAAGTGGAAATTCGGGCAGTACATCTGAAGATGAAATCATTTGGGTAATTGACCCCCTTGATGGAACTGTCAATTTTGCACATTCGATTCCAATTTTTGCAGTTAGTATTGCTGCAATGCAAAATGGGGAGTTGCTTTGCGGAGTGATATATCATCCAATGCTTGATGAGATGTTCTATGCCTCAAAAGGTGGCGGAGCATATTTGAATGGTAATAAAATTACTGTTTCTGATTCCGAAGATATGCACACATCGTTATTAGTAACCGGCTTTCCCTACAATGTTGACAAAAATCCTTATGACTGCGTAGGTACTTTTGTTAAAATTGTCTTGAACGGAATTCCAATCAGACGTCTCGGTTCTGCTGCACTTGACCTTGCTTATGTTGCCTGCGGTAGATTCGACGGATTTTGGGAAGCAGACCTTTACCCATGGGATGTGGCTGCCGGAGTGCTTATTGTACAGGAAGCTGCCGGGAAAGTAACAAAGTATGACGGCAATAAATTTGAGATTAAAGATGTTACAATATTAGCAAGCAACGGCAAAATTCATAATCAGATTAAGGATGTGATTAACCAATGA